In Cryptococcus neoformans var. neoformans JEC21 chromosome 5 sequence, one genomic interval encodes:
- a CDS encoding telomeric template RNA reverse transcriptase, putative, producing the protein MTTPFSDRAPAKIQQETSPPTLHHKTLSAYYPYIYTLSKFISSRLEGFESQPQASNTTAFSTFLKTTLCAFRNEDELNRVELDKDRRVIFPTQQEAIDKALSHVAKASSGPGKVQNLLLFRTSSKLHIQDLPINMSRPSVPNQTIQGPAGVFRSSEWQILRSRIGDKSFSQLLLGTSLFSPVGNNCYLQLSGIPLYELYEDDHRRAFSKIELSRKRKRGAEKNRKGKRKRPKSTTVIQAEESSEIFDQAKAKEKKDDGNPSNISIQRQRMFYGRPYWHKQGVLSHGLPPSHILNSLKCGKKSHEAPSDFDCLSLLDDIFPQLVGNNKDISTLTTEKLPKRAAGMIGIAREIIVRHSRLEYEDIMKQCLKRMDRVSSKTPPTYTEKSAWTATPAQSNEQTLPTSAVRRERSARVNIAIYEEKTHNPFMPKTHRQVCWFVTTIVRSLFSTQIMGSQHNLDILLANVRRFITAKQFETISLHSLSQDLRINDFRWLHENIGSGQRVSPGEMKKRKELVLSLIHWIFECFLVPLIKNSFYVTETATTKYETVYYSQKDWNKAVRPHYRKLQDNLLEEIDKNKVEAARRGVLGVSTARLIPKPTGFRPIVNLGRKIETPDTTNSKRKSWSANQILGNVHKVLTSEKDRQKPRLGGALFGTNEIFPPLQKLKCDLTKKHGNLPQLYFIKTDIKAAFDSIKQDKMLEMLEDMLRQSSEYRVILYSVLLPPGHKAYQGTSKRFFKSRAIPTEDVSLTFADHAKEIAASMRNATIVDMVRRYSVTTQECLDLLRTHIKDNVWQVGKQYYRQKTGIPQGSKVSTLLCTMFYSYLENEHLSWTRREGSLLLRYIDDFLFITDNYNLARRFVDVMSRGFPEYGARISVDKTLLSFEYDTGKQLAPVCGVNEQGDVDFPYCGFLIRTGTLDIMPDYTKFLNYSIKQSFARRSTRKQGSTFLTWYSRQLENRNHVALLDTAHNGLGTVMMNVFINFAITTMKVPHYFKGTDTGANFNRLVFASMLCSSEYTFYAGRARVLHHVRTKNSKNLDKKEHFSLKKEEFILLAITAMSHVLKRKASRFRGVVDLLEAEGKKRVYRGLAGKLAVVCDKGWDAVKDAKY; encoded by the exons ATGACGACGCCCTTCTCCGACCGAGCGCCCGCCAAAATCCAACAAGAAACTTCGCCCcccactcttcatcacaAGACGTTGTCGGCGTACTATCCTTACATCTACACTCTCTCCAAGTTCATATCTTCTCGTCTAGAAGGTTTTGAAAGTCAACCGCAGGCTTCTAATACTACAGCGTTTAGCACATTTCTCAAAACTACCCTTTGTGCTTTCAGGAATGAGGACGAACTCAATCGCGTCGAACTTGACAAGGATAGACGTGTCATCTTCCCCACTCAGCAGGAGGCTATAGATAAAGCTTTGAGCCATGTTGCAAAGGCGAGTTCCGGCCCCGGAAAGGTCCAAAACTTGTTGCTTTTTCGCACATCGTCGAAG TTGCACATACAAGATCTACCGATCAACATGTCTCGCCCATCGGTCCCGAATCAAACGATACAAGGACCTGCTGGCGTGTTCAGATCTTCTGAATGGCAAATCCTGAGGTCAAG AATCGGAGACAAATCCTTCAGCCAACTCCTCCTTGGTACTTCCCTTTTCAGCCCTGTCGGCAATAACTGCTATCTACAGCTGAGCGGTATACCATTATATGAATTATATGAAGACGACCATCGCAGAGCTTTCTCAAAGATAGAACTCAGTAGGAAGCGGAAAAGAGGAGCTGAGAAAAATAGGAAGGGTAAAAGAAAACGCCCAAAGAGTACGACTGTGATtcaagcagaagagagcTCTGAGATTTTTGACCAGGCAAAGGctaaagaaaaaaaggacgaTGGAAA TCCCAGCAACATCAGTATTCAGCGGCAGCGTATGTTTTACGGGCGCCCCTACTGGCATAAGCAAGGTGTATTATCTCATGGTCTTCCGCCCTCTC ATATCCTCAACTCTCTCAAGTGTGGTAAGAAATCACACGAGGCACCTAGCGACTTTGACTGTTTGTCTCTTCTCGACGATATATTCCCACAGCTTGTCGGTAACAACAAAGATATCTCCACCCTCACCACAGAGAAACTTCCAAAGCGTGCTGCGGGTATGATCGGGATTGCGAGAGAGATCATAGTGCGGCATAGTCGATTGGAATATGAGGATATTATGAAGCAGTGCCTCAAG aggatggataGAGTG TCTTCAAAAACGCCGCCAACTTACACAGAGAAGTCAGCTTGGACGGCAACGCCAGCGCAGTCTAATGAACAGACTTTACCAACGAGTGCGGTTAGACGGGAACGATCTGCAAGGGTGAATATCGCTATTTATGAGGAGAAGACTCACAATCCCTTCATGCCTAAGACGCACCGGCAG GTATGCTGGTTCGTCACCACTATCGTTCGCTCTTTGTTTTCTACACAAATCATGGGAAGCCAACACAACCTGGATATTCTCCTTGCCA ATGTTCGTAGATTTATCACGGCTAAACAGTTCGAAACTATATCTCTCCATTCCTTAAGTCAGGACCTGAGGATCAACGACTTCCGATGGCTCCATGAAAATATCGGATCCGGACAGAGAGTGTCTCCgggggagatgaagaaaagaaaagagttGGTTCTCAGCTTAATCCATTGGATATTCGAATGCTTCCTTGTACCTCTTATCAAG AATTCATTCTATGTCACTGAAACGGCGACGACCAAATACGAGACCGTGTACTACTCTCAGAAGGACTGGAACAAGGCCGTTAGACCTCATTACCGGAAACTCCAGGACAATCtgttggaggagattgacAAG AACAAGGTTGAAGCAGCACGGCGAGGTGTTCTGGGCGTATCGACCGCGCGTCTTATCCCCAAACCCACTGGATTTCGGCCCATTGTCAACCTCGGGCGGAAAATC GAAACGCCGGACACGACGAACTCAAAACGAAAATCCTGGAGCGCGAACCAAATTTTGGGGAATGTACACAAAGTGCTCACGTCGGAGAAG GATCGACAAAAACCCAGACTGGGAGGAGCTCTCTTCGGTACAAATGAGATCTTCCCACCGCTCCAGAAGCTTAAGTGTGATTTGACCAAGAAGCATGGGAACCT GCCCCAGTTGTACTTTATTAAGACGGATATCAAGGCCGCTTTTGACTCCATCAAGCAGGACAAGATGCTTGAAATGCTGGAAGATATGCTTCGCCAG AGCTCTGAATATCGCGTTATACTATACAGCGTTCTCCTGCCGCCGGGCCATAAAGCTTACCAAGGCACTTCGAAACGATTTTTCAAATCGAGAGCAATTCCTACAG AGGATGTTTCACTTACGTTCGCCGATCATGCTAAAGAGATTGCAGCTTCCATGCGGAATGCTACCATTGTGGACATG GTGAGGAGATATTCAGTGACCACTCAAGAATGTCTTGATCTTTTGCGTACCCATATCAAAGACAATGTGTGGCAA GTCGGCAAGCAATACTATCGACAAAAGACAGGCATTCCCCAAGGCTCTAAAGTCAGCACTTTGCTTTGCACAATGTTCTACTCATACCTGGAAAACGAACATCTCTCTTGGACTCGACGCGAAGGCAGC cttcttctccgctaCATCGACgactttcttttcatcacAGATAACTATAACTTAGCCCGACGCTTTGTAGACGTGATGTCTCGCGGATTTCCTGAGTATGGCGCGCGAATATCTGTAGACAAAACTCTCCTATCGTTTGAATACGATACTGGTAAGCAGCTGGCTCCTGTATGCGGTGTCAACGAACAAGGGGATGTTG ATTTCCCTTATTGTGGTTTTTTGATACGGACCGGGACACTGGACATTATGCCGGACTATACTAAGTTTCTAAATTACT CGATCAAACAATCATTTGCACGTCGATCAACACGCAAACAGGGTTCAACTTTTTTGACTTGGTATAGCCGTCAGCTGGAGAACCGTAATCATGTGGCTCTT CTGGATACCGCACACAACGGACTTGGTACTGTTATGATGAACGTTTTCATCAATTTTGCTATAACAACAATGAAAGTACCTCACTATTTCAAAGGAACGGACACTGGCGCCAACTTCAATCGACTGGTATTTG CTTCTATGTTATGCTCGTCAGAGTATACCTTCTATGCCGGACGCGCCAGAGTTCTACACCACGTCCGTACCAAAAATAGCAAAAACCTGGATAAGAAAGAGCATTTTTCGTTGAAAAAAGAGGAGTTTATATT ACTGGCCATCACGGCAATGTCTCATGTCTTGAAGCGTAAAGCTTCTAGGTTCAGAGGAGTGGTCGATTTGTTAGAGGCCGAAGGCAAAAAGCGAGTATATAGAGGATTAGCGGGAAAGCTCGCCGTTGTATGTGACAAGGGATGGGATGCGGTAAAGGATGCTAAGTATTGA